In Janthinobacterium rivuli, a single genomic region encodes these proteins:
- a CDS encoding DEAD/DEAH box helicase, whose amino-acid sequence MPFSSLGLIPALVRAVDKAGYAAPTAIQAAAIPAILRGSDVLGAAQTGSGKTAAYALPLLQALMAPVSGPRQVRALILVPTRELAAQVGQTVHALAKPLPIKLKISVLFGGVSINPQMMDLRGGADIVVATPGRLLDLVRQNAVKLGGVSLCVLDEADRLLDMGFSEEINAILALLPGKRQNLFFSATFPDSVQALADSLLKEPVRIEVASEPQDKPDIVQRAITVDVPRRTQLLRYLILQQQWERVLVFVATKYAAEHVADKLQRAGLHVGAFHGEFSQGTRSQLLADFKACRLQVLVATDVAARGIDIAGLPAVVNYDLPRSAVDYTHRIGRTGRAGESGTAISFVTADTEAHFRLIENRNDLRIVREVVAGFEPTELPAPVHPVTDTVNGGVKGARKSKKDKLREAAAKAAEGN is encoded by the coding sequence ATGCCATTTTCCTCACTGGGTCTGATTCCCGCCCTGGTCCGTGCCGTCGACAAGGCCGGCTATGCCGCGCCGACGGCCATCCAGGCAGCCGCCATTCCCGCCATCCTGCGCGGCAGCGACGTGCTGGGCGCGGCCCAGACGGGGTCCGGCAAGACGGCCGCCTACGCGCTCCCGCTGCTGCAGGCGCTGATGGCGCCCGTTTCCGGCCCGCGCCAGGTGCGCGCGCTGATCCTCGTGCCCACGCGCGAGCTGGCGGCGCAGGTGGGGCAGACCGTGCACGCGCTGGCCAAGCCGCTGCCGATCAAACTGAAGATTTCCGTGCTGTTCGGCGGCGTGTCGATCAATCCGCAGATGATGGACTTGCGCGGCGGCGCCGATATCGTCGTCGCCACGCCGGGCCGCTTGCTGGACCTGGTGCGCCAGAACGCCGTGAAGCTGGGCGGCGTGTCGCTGTGCGTGCTCGACGAGGCCGACCGTTTGCTCGACATGGGTTTTAGCGAGGAAATCAATGCCATCCTGGCGCTGCTGCCGGGCAAGCGGCAAAACCTGTTCTTCTCCGCCACCTTCCCCGACAGCGTGCAGGCGCTGGCCGACAGCCTGCTCAAGGAACCCGTGCGCATCGAAGTGGCGTCCGAACCGCAGGACAAGCCCGACATCGTGCAGCGCGCCATCACGGTCGACGTGCCGCGCCGCACGCAGCTGCTGCGCTACCTGATCCTGCAGCAGCAGTGGGAGCGCGTGCTGGTCTTTGTCGCCACCAAGTACGCGGCCGAACACGTGGCCGACAAATTGCAGCGCGCCGGCCTGCACGTGGGCGCCTTCCATGGCGAATTTAGCCAGGGTACGCGCAGCCAGCTGCTGGCCGACTTCAAGGCCTGCCGCTTGCAGGTGCTGGTGGCCACCGACGTGGCCGCGCGCGGCATCGACATCGCCGGCTTGCCGGCCGTCGTCAACTATGACTTGCCCCGCTCGGCCGTCGACTACACGCACCGCATCGGCCGCACGGGCCGCGCCGGCGAAAGCGGCACGGCCATCAGTTTCGTGACGGCCGACACGGAAGCGCATTTCCGCCTGATCGAAAACCGCAACGACTTGCGCATCGTGCGCGAAGTGGTGGCCGGTTTCGAGCCGACGGAATTGCCCGCGCCCGTGCATCCCGTCACCGATACGGTGAATGGCGGCGTGAAGGGCGCGCGCAAGAGCAAGAAGGATAAATTGCGTGAAGCGGCTGCGAAGGCGGCCGAAGGCAATTAA
- a CDS encoding DUF4105 domain-containing protein, which produces MTFLSHRARSVLGTFGKMAVSLILLLTALWGALALWYQLSGGTAAQGIGALLWGALGVASIALWWMRGDARVLLPYAAGFLLLLVWWSFITPKQQRVWADDVARNVTGKVAGNLVTLDNVRNFDWRSDDDYTVKWEQRSYDLDELRTVDTALSYWTGPYIAHTLISFGFADGRFLTFSIEIRKEKGESFSAIGGFFKHFEMSLIAADERDILRVRTNARGEDMHLYRVMMPKAAMRSLFLAYLDEAQALKNQPRFYNTLTANCTTIVFEMVRRIVPGLPLDYRLMASGYLDRYLFDVKGLVPGLSFQQLRDGGHVTARARAANDDPDFSHAIRRAMPGYDEAGFSKLQMPRQ; this is translated from the coding sequence ATGACTTTCTTATCACATCGTGCCCGCTCCGTGCTGGGCACCTTCGGCAAAATGGCCGTTTCCCTGATTCTCCTGTTGACTGCACTGTGGGGCGCGCTGGCGCTGTGGTACCAGCTGTCCGGCGGCACGGCCGCGCAAGGCATCGGCGCGCTGCTGTGGGGTGCGCTGGGCGTGGCCAGCATTGCGCTGTGGTGGATGCGGGGCGACGCGCGCGTGCTGCTGCCGTATGCGGCCGGTTTCCTGCTGCTGCTCGTGTGGTGGAGTTTCATCACGCCGAAACAGCAGCGCGTGTGGGCCGACGACGTGGCGCGCAATGTCACCGGCAAGGTGGCTGGCAATCTCGTCACCCTGGACAATGTGCGCAATTTCGACTGGCGCAGCGATGACGACTACACGGTCAAGTGGGAGCAGCGCAGCTACGACCTCGACGAACTGCGCACGGTGGACACGGCGCTGTCGTACTGGACGGGCCCGTACATTGCGCACACGCTGATCTCGTTCGGCTTTGCGGACGGGCGCTTTCTGACGTTTTCCATCGAGATCCGCAAGGAGAAGGGCGAGAGCTTTTCCGCCATCGGCGGCTTCTTCAAGCATTTCGAGATGAGTCTGATCGCCGCCGACGAGCGCGACATCCTGCGCGTGCGCACGAATGCGCGCGGCGAGGACATGCATCTGTACCGCGTCATGATGCCCAAGGCGGCCATGCGTTCGCTGTTCCTCGCCTACCTGGACGAGGCGCAAGCGCTGAAGAACCAGCCGCGGTTCTATAACACCCTGACGGCCAACTGCACCACCATCGTCTTCGAGATGGTGCGCCGTATCGTGCCTGGCCTGCCGCTCGACTACCGGCTGATGGCCTCGGGCTACCTGGACCGCTACCTGTTCGACGTCAAGGGCCTGGTGCCCGGCCTGAGCTTCCAGCAGCTGCGCGATGGCGGCCACGTCACGGCGCGCGCGCGTGCGGCCAACGACGATCCTGATTTTTCGCACGCCATCCGCCGCGCCATGCCCGGCTATGACGAAGCGGGCTTTTCGAAGCTGCAAATGCCACGTCAGTAG
- a CDS encoding mandelate racemase/muconate lactonizing enzyme family protein, protein MKIVEIREKTIPISSSIRNAYIDFTKMTLSLVAVVTDVMRDGKPVVGYGFNSNGRYGQGMLMRERFIPRILDADPASFVTEDGSNFDPHKVWDCMYTNEKPGGHGERSVAIGTIDMAIWDAVAKIENKPLFQLLAERHGTGVPDKKVFVYAAGGYYYPGQSLSALQDEMRSYIDRGYTVVKKKIGGASLDEDLRRIDAIMEVLQDGQKLCVDANGRFDLDTSIAYAKALRQYDLFWYEEAGDPLDFELQATLRSYYDKPMATGENLFSMQDARNLIRYGGMRADRDWLQFDCALSYGLVEYLRTLDMLQQHGWSRSRCIPHGGHQMSLNIAAGLGLGGNESYPDLFQPFGGFPDGVKVENGHITMPDLVGIGFEGKANLYAEMRALSGQ, encoded by the coding sequence ATGAAAATCGTTGAAATCCGCGAAAAGACCATCCCCATCTCTTCCTCCATCCGCAACGCCTACATCGACTTCACCAAGATGACCCTGAGCCTGGTGGCCGTCGTCACCGACGTGATGCGTGACGGTAAGCCTGTCGTCGGCTACGGCTTCAATTCGAATGGCCGCTACGGCCAGGGCATGCTGATGCGCGAGCGTTTCATTCCCCGCATCCTCGATGCCGATCCCGCCAGCTTCGTGACGGAGGACGGCAGCAACTTTGACCCGCACAAGGTGTGGGACTGCATGTACACGAATGAAAAGCCGGGCGGCCATGGCGAGCGTTCGGTGGCCATCGGCACCATCGACATGGCCATCTGGGATGCCGTGGCGAAGATCGAGAACAAGCCCCTGTTCCAGCTGCTGGCCGAGCGCCACGGCACGGGCGTGCCGGACAAAAAAGTCTTCGTGTATGCGGCCGGCGGCTATTACTACCCGGGCCAGAGCCTGTCCGCCCTGCAGGACGAGATGCGCAGCTATATCGACCGCGGCTATACGGTGGTCAAGAAAAAGATCGGCGGCGCTTCGCTGGACGAGGACTTGCGCCGCATCGACGCCATCATGGAGGTGCTGCAGGACGGGCAAAAGCTGTGCGTGGATGCGAACGGCCGCTTCGACCTCGACACGTCGATCGCCTACGCCAAGGCGCTGCGCCAGTACGACCTGTTCTGGTATGAAGAGGCGGGCGACCCGCTCGACTTCGAGCTGCAAGCGACCCTGCGCAGCTATTACGACAAGCCTATGGCGACGGGCGAAAACCTGTTTTCCATGCAGGATGCGCGCAACCTGATCCGCTACGGCGGCATGCGCGCCGACCGCGACTGGCTGCAGTTCGATTGCGCCCTCAGCTACGGCCTGGTGGAATATCTGCGCACCCTGGACATGCTGCAGCAGCACGGCTGGTCGCGCAGCCGCTGCATCCCGCACGGCGGCCACCAGATGTCGCTGAATATCGCGGCAGGGCTGGGCCTGGGCGGCAATGAATCGTATCCCGATCTGTTCCAGCCGTTCGGCGGTTTTCCCGATGGCGTCAAGGTCGAGAACGGCCACATCACCATGCCGGACCTGGTCGGCATCGGCTTCGAGGGCAAGGCGAACCTGTATGCGGAAATGCGCGCGTTGAGCGGACAGTAG
- a CDS encoding LysR family transcriptional regulator: protein MKSDATTEMAFFVLLAKLGSLSATARELGITPPAVSKRLLLMEQRLGVRLLNRSTRRISLTGDGENYLHQARQILDDIRAMEESLASGSAEPRGLLRVNATLGFGRTVIAPLLSQFALRHPQLEVQLQLTDSPINLVEQAYDLGIRFGDLPDTRLSARRIMSNRRFLCASPAYLQAHGTPQTPDELAQHRCIVHRQNDDAYGIWRLSRGRATHTVKVRGTVASNDGDVVLGWALDGHGILLRSEWDLTRYLDSGRLRVVLADYALAPADLYAYYPSRHQLPAKVRAFINFLIEQLQPEAATAAKSG, encoded by the coding sequence ATGAAAAGCGACGCCACCACGGAAATGGCCTTCTTTGTGCTGCTGGCCAAGCTGGGCAGCCTGTCGGCCACGGCGCGCGAACTGGGCATCACGCCGCCGGCCGTCAGCAAGCGATTGCTGCTGATGGAACAGCGCCTGGGCGTGCGTTTGCTGAACCGCAGCACGCGGCGCATCAGCCTGACGGGCGATGGCGAAAACTACTTGCACCAGGCGCGGCAAATCCTCGACGACATCCGCGCCATGGAAGAATCCCTGGCCAGCGGCAGCGCCGAGCCGCGCGGACTGCTGCGCGTGAATGCCACCCTGGGTTTTGGGCGCACGGTGATCGCGCCCCTGCTGTCGCAATTCGCGCTGCGCCACCCGCAGCTGGAAGTGCAGCTGCAACTGACGGACAGCCCCATCAACCTGGTCGAGCAGGCGTACGACCTGGGCATCCGCTTCGGCGACCTGCCCGACACGCGGCTGTCGGCGCGACGCATCATGTCGAACCGGCGTTTCCTGTGCGCCTCGCCCGCCTACCTGCAGGCGCACGGCACGCCGCAGACACCGGACGAGCTGGCGCAGCACCGATGCATCGTGCACCGGCAGAATGACGACGCCTACGGCATCTGGCGTTTGAGCCGGGGCCGTGCCACCCACACGGTGAAAGTGCGCGGCACGGTGGCCAGCAATGATGGCGACGTGGTGCTGGGCTGGGCCCTGGACGGCCACGGCATCCTGCTGCGTTCGGAATGGGACCTGACGCGCTACCTCGACAGCGGCCGCCTGCGCGTGGTGCTGGCCGATTACGCGCTGGCGCCGGCCGACCTGTACGCCTACTACCCGAGCCGCCACCAGCTGCCCGCCAAAGTGCGCGCTTTTATCAATTTTCTCATCGAGCAGTTGCAGCCGGAAGCGGCCACGGCGGCCAAATCAGGTTAA
- the motA gene encoding flagellar motor stator protein MotA — protein sequence MLVILGFLVVLFSVFGGFAMQGGHLGALFQPLELLMIGGAALGTFFVGNDAKAIRATFAALPTLFHGSQYTKARYMELMGLMYEILSKIRKEGLMSVEDDIDDPYRSAIFVKYPYTLGDEHILEFITDYLRLMVSGNMDAYQIENLMDNEIETHHEDAEMPIQTISQLADAMPAFGIVAAVMGVVHTMASVGLPPAELGVLIAQALVGTFIGILLAYGFIAPLASLLRRKHHETAKMYQCVKVTLLASLNGYAPALAVEFGRKVISATERPSFSELENHVRQVRTKN from the coding sequence TTGCTAGTCATACTCGGATTTCTCGTCGTGCTGTTTTCCGTCTTTGGCGGCTTCGCCATGCAGGGGGGGCATTTGGGCGCCCTGTTCCAGCCGCTGGAACTGCTGATGATCGGCGGCGCCGCGCTGGGCACCTTCTTTGTCGGCAATGACGCCAAGGCCATCCGCGCCACGTTCGCCGCCCTGCCCACCCTGTTCCACGGCTCGCAATACACGAAGGCGCGCTATATGGAACTGATGGGCCTGATGTATGAAATCCTCAGCAAGATCCGCAAGGAAGGCCTGATGTCGGTCGAGGACGATATCGACGACCCCTACCGCAGCGCCATCTTCGTGAAATATCCGTACACGCTCGGTGACGAGCACATCCTGGAATTCATCACCGATTACCTGCGCCTGATGGTGTCGGGCAATATGGACGCCTACCAGATCGAGAATCTGATGGATAACGAGATCGAGACGCACCATGAAGATGCGGAAATGCCGATCCAGACGATTTCGCAGCTGGCCGACGCCATGCCCGCCTTCGGCATCGTGGCCGCCGTGATGGGCGTGGTGCACACGATGGCTTCCGTCGGCTTGCCGCCGGCCGAGCTGGGCGTGCTGATCGCGCAGGCACTGGTGGGCACCTTCATCGGCATCCTGCTGGCCTACGGTTTCATCGCGCCGCTGGCCAGCTTGCTGCGCCGCAAGCACCATGAAACGGCGAAGATGTACCAGTGCGTGAAAGTGACCCTGTTGGCCAGCCTGAACGGCTATGCGCCGGCGCTGGCCGTGGAATTCGGCCGCAAGGTCATTTCCGCCACGGAACGCCCATCGTTCAGCGAACTGGAAAACCACGTGCGCCAGGTGCGCACGAAGAACTGA
- a CDS encoding VOC family protein, which produces MHKQIILNLPVKDLDTSRAFFSALGFTFDPRFSGENAAFMNIVDGSIQAMLTTEAFFQSLIGKPVAKAKEANEVVICLSCESREEVDGLIARAAAAGGRIPHPPEDHGFMYDQGFEDIDGHLWNLVWTAPEA; this is translated from the coding sequence ATGCACAAACAGATCATCCTCAACCTGCCCGTCAAGGACCTGGACACATCCCGGGCCTTCTTTTCCGCCCTTGGCTTTACCTTCGATCCCCGCTTCAGCGGCGAGAACGCGGCGTTCATGAACATCGTCGACGGCAGCATCCAGGCCATGCTGACGACGGAAGCCTTCTTCCAGTCACTGATCGGCAAGCCGGTTGCGAAGGCGAAGGAGGCCAATGAAGTCGTCATTTGCCTCAGTTGCGAAAGCCGGGAAGAGGTGGACGGCCTGATCGCCAGGGCGGCGGCCGCCGGTGGCCGCATACCGCATCCGCCCGAAGACCATGGCTTCATGTATGACCAGGGCTTCGAGGATATCGATGGCCACCTGTGGAACCTGGTCTGGACGGCGCCGGAAGCCTGA
- a CDS encoding PLP-dependent aminotransferase family protein encodes MLAIDRSSPIALFKQIEAALRLQIAQRVLPGGTRLPSIRQLATQLAVSTNTVVVAYDRLVAAGVIDTHGTTGFFVCAPTDASRAIPDEVALEAGQEQEPVWLSQQVNDQRPGVLLASSGALPPTWLQDALPAAAVQRGLARSAAGMASRCPPQGLAELREQIALLMRGIGIAADASHILTTFGGTHAIDLICRTFLQPGDTVLVEDPGYFLMFGRLRQDGVRLVPIKRRPDGLDLDELEAACRAHRPRLLFMQTALHNPTGWSSSAANLHKVLIMAQQHGFLIAEDDVHGHFQPGHSTRLASLSGLDGVIYYSSLCKALSPALRMGYLAAAPNLLKLLMRTKIHSIMTLPALNEYVLLEVLKAGNLRKHLERLQRKIMVARNASTRQLSAAGVLFEQPGDAGIFLWGSMPEGLDVDLLVQDAYRNKILLMRGAAFSANDTPDQHIRFNVAFSQHPRVSAYLEERLRAVAGARSSLARAFL; translated from the coding sequence ATGCTCGCCATCGACCGCTCCTCGCCCATCGCCCTGTTCAAGCAGATCGAGGCCGCATTGCGCCTGCAGATCGCGCAACGCGTCCTGCCTGGCGGCACCAGGCTGCCGTCGATCCGCCAGCTCGCCACGCAACTCGCGGTCAGCACCAACACCGTGGTGGTGGCGTATGACAGGCTGGTGGCCGCGGGCGTCATCGATACGCACGGTACGACGGGCTTCTTCGTGTGCGCACCCACTGACGCCAGCCGCGCCATTCCCGACGAGGTGGCGCTGGAAGCGGGCCAGGAGCAGGAGCCGGTCTGGCTGAGCCAGCAAGTGAATGACCAGCGGCCGGGCGTGCTGCTGGCCAGCAGCGGCGCCTTGCCGCCCACCTGGCTGCAGGACGCGCTGCCGGCCGCCGCCGTGCAGCGTGGCCTGGCGCGCAGCGCGGCCGGCATGGCCTCGCGCTGTCCGCCGCAAGGGCTGGCCGAACTGCGCGAGCAGATCGCGCTGCTGATGCGCGGCATCGGCATCGCCGCGGACGCCAGCCACATCCTCACCACGTTCGGCGGCACCCATGCCATCGATCTGATCTGCCGCACGTTTCTGCAGCCCGGCGATACGGTGCTGGTGGAAGACCCCGGATACTTCCTGATGTTCGGCAGGCTGCGCCAGGACGGCGTGCGCCTGGTGCCCATCAAGCGCCGCCCCGATGGCCTCGACCTGGACGAACTGGAAGCGGCTTGCCGCGCGCACCGTCCGCGTCTGCTGTTCATGCAGACGGCCTTGCACAATCCCACCGGGTGGAGCAGCAGCGCCGCCAACTTGCACAAGGTGTTGATCATGGCGCAGCAGCATGGCTTCCTGATCGCCGAAGACGACGTGCACGGCCATTTCCAGCCGGGCCACAGCACGCGGCTGGCGTCGTTGTCCGGACTCGACGGCGTGATCTATTATTCGAGTCTGTGCAAGGCGCTGAGCCCGGCCCTGCGCATGGGCTACCTGGCCGCGGCGCCCAACCTGCTCAAGCTGCTGATGCGCACCAAGATCCATTCCATCATGACCTTGCCTGCGCTGAACGAATACGTGTTGCTGGAAGTGCTCAAGGCCGGCAATCTGCGCAAGCACCTGGAGCGGCTGCAACGCAAGATCATGGTGGCGCGCAACGCCAGCACGCGGCAACTGAGCGCGGCCGGCGTGCTGTTCGAGCAGCCCGGCGACGCAGGCATTTTCCTGTGGGGCAGCATGCCCGAAGGGCTGGACGTGGACTTGCTGGTGCAGGACGCCTACCGCAACAAGATCCTGCTGATGCGCGGCGCCGCGTTTTCGGCCAACGACACGCCCGACCAGCACATCCGCTTCAACGTCGCCTTCAGCCAGCATCCCCGCGTGAGCGCCTACCTTGAAGAACGCCTGCGTGCGGTGGCTGGCGCGCGCTCAAGCCTGGCCCGCGCCTTTCTTTAG
- a CDS encoding LysE family translocator — translation MTELLPLMSYCFVMSATPGPNNVMLATTGANFGYRGAVPVILGIQAGIFVQTMLMCVGLGSVFVAYPMAQQVLRIAGALYLMFLAWKLAGASVAGGSTAKAVSFAQAALFQALNPKSWLKAVTMASVFMPAQGNMLANALLVSVIGTVVGTPCNAMWALFGVSIRSVLKAPRNQRIFNLTMGAILLVLAVTFLR, via the coding sequence ATGACCGAACTCCTGCCCCTGATGAGCTACTGCTTTGTGATGTCCGCCACGCCCGGGCCGAACAACGTCATGCTGGCCACCACCGGCGCCAATTTCGGCTATCGCGGTGCGGTGCCGGTGATCCTCGGCATCCAGGCCGGCATCTTTGTGCAGACCATGCTCATGTGCGTGGGGCTGGGCAGTGTGTTCGTCGCGTATCCGATGGCGCAGCAGGTGCTGCGCATCGCGGGCGCGCTGTACCTGATGTTCCTGGCCTGGAAGCTTGCCGGCGCCTCGGTGGCGGGAGGCAGCACAGCGAAAGCCGTGTCGTTTGCGCAGGCCGCGCTGTTTCAGGCGCTCAACCCCAAGAGCTGGCTCAAGGCGGTCACCATGGCGTCGGTCTTCATGCCTGCGCAGGGCAATATGCTCGCCAACGCGCTGCTGGTGTCCGTGATCGGCACCGTGGTGGGCACGCCGTGCAACGCCATGTGGGCGCTGTTCGGCGTCTCGATTCGCAGCGTGCTGAAAGCGCCCCGCAACCAGCGCATCTTCAATCTCACGATGGGCGCCATCCTGCTGGTCCTCGCCGTGACGTTTTTACGCTAG
- a CDS encoding HAD family hydrolase, whose amino-acid sequence MNSNTQSESVRAIDTVVFDLGNVLIEWNPRALYRKIFGTDEAGMEYFLSEVCNTAWNEQQDCGRTWADGIATAIKQHPEHEPHIRAFHERWEEMIPGAIDATVDVLAQLRTLDIRLLALTNWSDETFPIAQRRFPFLSWFEGIIVSGRERLIKPDPAIFKLMIDRYQLRPGSTVFIDDSICNVEASAAEGIHGIHFKSAPELACKLRALGIPLADRSC is encoded by the coding sequence ATGAATTCAAACACCCAATCCGAGTCGGTTCGCGCCATAGATACCGTCGTATTCGACCTTGGCAATGTTCTTATCGAATGGAATCCACGTGCCCTGTACAGAAAGATTTTTGGCACTGACGAGGCCGGTATGGAATATTTTCTCTCTGAAGTATGCAATACCGCTTGGAATGAGCAACAGGATTGCGGGCGGACATGGGCGGACGGGATCGCTACGGCGATCAAACAGCATCCAGAGCATGAACCTCATATTAGAGCGTTCCATGAGCGCTGGGAGGAAATGATCCCAGGTGCCATTGATGCAACTGTGGATGTCCTGGCGCAGCTTCGTACGCTAGATATTCGACTTCTCGCCCTCACAAACTGGTCCGACGAGACCTTTCCTATCGCTCAACGCCGCTTCCCCTTCCTGAGTTGGTTTGAAGGTATTATTGTCTCTGGCCGGGAGCGACTGATAAAGCCAGACCCGGCTATCTTTAAACTAATGATTGATCGGTATCAGCTCCGCCCTGGGTCCACTGTCTTCATCGATGACAGTATTTGCAATGTTGAAGCTTCCGCAGCGGAAGGGATTCACGGCATCCACTTTAAAAGTGCCCCCGAGCTGGCATGCAAACTGAGGGCGCTGGGTATTCCACTGGCCGATCGGAGTTGCTGA
- a CDS encoding AraC family transcriptional regulator: MMVTPDVLIETPNMSKQNQIFPSSNLVSELLTGMRLRGVQYRRIQTGPAFGIGFEDKPGHAYFHFLAVGTAFICTDDGELHKLSAGSAVFMPHGRRHQLLSDADIAFQDIAKFDAAPLGESVSGVDTCPSTHTVPSAVIFYGCMEFDLGGMQGIGKLMPTVMVADTQTQGYPGLLPVLDSMKREICAGRIGFAGILARLAEVAAAMIVRGWIECGCENASGLLAALRDPRLARAILALHRQPGREWTVAQLAAECHISRSVFARRFETTIGVPPLRYATELRMRLATQLLTHERVSIDVVARRLGYTSQAAFSRAFKRVIGKPPGACRQML, from the coding sequence ATGATGGTAACTCCTGATGTTTTGATCGAAACACCTAACATGAGCAAGCAAAATCAAATTTTTCCATCGTCTAATCTCGTCAGCGAACTATTGACAGGTATGCGCCTGCGTGGAGTCCAGTACCGCCGTATTCAGACCGGCCCAGCTTTCGGCATAGGCTTTGAAGACAAGCCAGGCCATGCCTACTTCCACTTCCTGGCCGTTGGCACTGCCTTCATATGTACCGATGATGGTGAGTTGCACAAGCTGTCTGCCGGTAGCGCGGTGTTCATGCCTCACGGCAGGAGACATCAGCTTCTGTCGGATGCGGATATTGCATTTCAGGACATCGCAAAGTTCGATGCCGCGCCCCTCGGTGAATCCGTTAGCGGAGTCGACACATGTCCCAGTACGCACACCGTGCCCAGTGCGGTTATTTTTTACGGCTGCATGGAATTCGATCTCGGCGGGATGCAAGGGATCGGCAAGCTGATGCCAACCGTCATGGTGGCCGACACGCAAACGCAAGGCTATCCTGGCTTATTGCCTGTTCTTGATTCAATGAAGCGTGAAATCTGCGCCGGCCGTATTGGCTTTGCAGGCATTCTGGCTCGCCTGGCGGAGGTCGCGGCAGCAATGATCGTGCGCGGCTGGATTGAATGCGGTTGTGAAAACGCTTCTGGTCTCCTCGCCGCATTGCGGGATCCGCGCCTTGCTCGTGCCATATTGGCGCTGCACCGCCAGCCTGGTCGTGAATGGACGGTTGCACAGTTGGCTGCGGAGTGTCATATCTCCCGCTCTGTCTTCGCGCGACGCTTTGAAACCACCATCGGTGTGCCGCCCCTGCGCTATGCCACGGAATTGAGAATGCGTCTTGCCACACAATTGCTCACTCACGAAAGAGTGTCCATCGACGTCGTCGCCCGACGCCTTGGCTATACATCTCAAGCCGCGTTCAGTCGTGCTTTCAAGCGCGTCATCGGCAAGCCGCCGGGTGCCTGTCGGCAAATGCTTTGA
- a CDS encoding MFS transporter: MNNDVFATEQTPNANDASVSEPATAAWMAVFSLAMGVFGLLTAEYLPASLLTPMAFDLGVSEALAGQAVTVTAVVAMFAGLSVPGLTRHFDRRVVLLAFTVLMIASNLLVALSSSLTVLLVMRILLGVALGGFWSMAAAVAMRLVPAKLVPRALSIIFSGIAIGTVVSVPLGSYLGGLYGWRSAFIAAAAVGGLTLLFQLFTLPRMAPRTMMRTTSVLQLLRRPGIGIGMLGCVLAHTGQYALFTYIRPALESVVHIDVNGLSLMLLGFGVANFVGTLLAGWLMERSLRATLVLMPALVGLTAFGMILLPVQGTGLMLLVALWGLAFGGVPVAWSNWVARAVPDQAETAGGMVVAAVQSSIAAGAALGGMMFGFGGVTGVFIIAGVVMLFAALVIALKVRIELPQ; encoded by the coding sequence ATGAACAACGATGTTTTTGCTACCGAGCAAACGCCCAACGCAAACGATGCGTCTGTTTCAGAGCCAGCGACAGCAGCATGGATGGCCGTGTTTTCACTGGCCATGGGGGTTTTCGGTTTACTGACGGCGGAGTACCTGCCAGCCAGTCTGTTGACCCCGATGGCCTTCGATCTTGGTGTATCGGAGGCACTAGCTGGTCAGGCAGTGACGGTGACGGCCGTCGTGGCCATGTTCGCCGGGCTGTCGGTGCCAGGTCTCACGCGTCATTTTGACCGGCGTGTCGTCTTGTTGGCTTTCACAGTGCTGATGATCGCCTCCAATTTGCTAGTGGCGTTGTCCTCAAGCTTGACAGTATTGTTGGTGATGCGCATTCTTCTGGGCGTCGCGTTAGGCGGCTTTTGGAGCATGGCGGCAGCCGTGGCTATGCGGCTGGTGCCGGCAAAGTTGGTGCCGCGAGCGCTATCCATCATATTCAGTGGCATCGCCATCGGGACGGTCGTTTCCGTACCGTTGGGCAGCTACCTGGGAGGGCTATATGGCTGGCGCAGTGCATTTATAGCAGCCGCGGCTGTCGGAGGGCTGACACTTTTGTTTCAATTGTTCACGCTGCCCCGTATGGCGCCGCGCACGATGATGCGCACGACATCGGTACTGCAATTGCTCCGTCGCCCGGGAATTGGGATCGGGATGTTGGGCTGCGTACTTGCCCATACCGGGCAATATGCATTGTTCACCTATATTCGCCCCGCTCTTGAAAGCGTTGTCCATATCGATGTAAACGGTTTGTCTCTGATGCTCCTGGGTTTTGGTGTCGCCAACTTCGTTGGCACGCTGCTGGCCGGCTGGCTAATGGAGCGTAGCCTGCGTGCTACTTTAGTGCTCATGCCTGCGCTGGTGGGCTTGACGGCATTCGGCATGATCTTACTGCCAGTCCAAGGAACAGGCCTGATGCTTTTGGTCGCTCTGTGGGGCCTGGCGTTCGGCGGCGTACCTGTCGCCTGGTCCAACTGGGTAGCCCGTGCTGTCCCTGATCAAGCGGAGACAGCTGGTGGCATGGTCGTCGCCGCGGTACAGTCGTCAATAGCTGCCGGCGCTGCATTGGGTGGCATGATGTTCGGGTTTGGTGGAGTGACGGGCGTTTTCATTATTGCTGGCGTGGTGATGCTGTTCGCCGCTCTCGTTATCGCTTTAAAAGTTCGAATCGAACTGCCGCAGTGA